In the Oryzias latipes chromosome 9, ASM223467v1 genome, one interval contains:
- the fam109a gene encoding sesquipedalian-1 isoform X2, whose protein sequence is MKLNERSVAHYATCDSPPDKTGFLFKKGERHTAYHRRWFVLKGNMLFYFEDRDSREPIGVIVLEGCTVELCESVEEFAFAIKFDCAKSKVYKLVAENQASMESWVKALSRASFDYMRLVVKELERQLEEIQEAAGVGVGDGQQGRPRPALLNQMVQSRSASSFLSSSASSLSSSSSTPSMTTPQMAQKSHQEEVQLTSRSSKENGVIWSKPPASWANGSGEGAPPSCAVWEGSADPGVPPVPPRRRGASLESPVSPGTGCFSKLHDWYGKEVMELRELWLQSQ, encoded by the coding sequence ATGAAGCTGAATGAACGCAGTGTGGCACATTATGCCACATGCGATTCACCCCCAGACAAAACAGGCTTTCTCTTCAAAAAGGGAGAGCGGCACACCGCTTACCATCGGCGCTGGTTTGTCCTTAAAGGGAACATGCTTTTCTACTTTGAGGATCGCGACAGTCGAGAGCCGATCGGGGTCATCGTTCTGGAGGGATGTACGGTGGAGCTGTGCGAGTCCGTGGAGGAGTTCGCCTTTGCCATCAAGTTTGATTGTGCCAAATCTAAGGTGTACAAGTTGGTGGCTGAGAACCAGGCATCCATGGAGTCTTGGGTGAAGGCGCTGTCAAGAGCCAGCTTTGACTACATGAGGCTGGTCGTGAAGGAGCTAGAGAGGCAGCTGGAGGAGATCCAAGAAGCTGCAGGGGTTGGCGTTGGTGATGGACAGCAGGGAAGGCCCAGACCAGCCCTGCTTAACCAAATGGTACAATCCAGGTCTGCATCATCTTTTCTATCATCCTCTGCATCTTCCTTATCATCATCGTCAAGTACCCCATCCATGACAACCCCTCAAATGGCCCAGAAAAGCCACCAGGAAGAAGTCCAGCTGACCTCTAGGAGTTCCAAGGAGAATGGAGTTATATGGAGTAAGCCTCCCGCCTCCTGGGCCAACGGCTCTGGGGAGGGAGCACCACCATCCTGTGCAGTCTGGGAAGGCTCTGCAGATCCTGGGGTTCCCCCAGTGCCACCTCGGAGGAGAGGAGCATCACTGGAGAGTCCAGTCTCCCCTGGCACTGGCTGCTTTTCCAAACTTCATGATTGGTACGGTAAAGAGGTGATGGAACTGAGAGAGCTTTGGCTCCAGAGTCAGTGA